The following coding sequences are from one Pseudonocardia sp. EC080619-01 window:
- a CDS encoding ABC transporter ATP-binding protein, which yields MVQVEGLAKSFGSAEILKNINFNFRHNAITTVLGPSGTGKSVLIKHLVGLLAPDRGSVFVDGRDIWSMSENERYDMRTRFGVCWQDGALFGSMNLYDNVAFPLRKHTRKTEKEVEKTVMTALDEVGLAKAAHKAPNEVSGGMKKRAGFARALVMNPDIVLFDEPDSGLDPVRTSLLCDIIMDVHNQHGGTYLLVTHDIKTARKVSDYVGLIWKGEVVHYGPAHEAFEHQDPFVKQFLAGQSAGPLGMD from the coding sequence ATCGTCCAGGTGGAGGGGCTGGCGAAGTCCTTCGGCAGCGCCGAGATCCTGAAGAACATCAACTTCAACTTCCGGCACAACGCGATCACCACGGTGCTGGGACCCTCCGGCACCGGGAAGTCGGTGCTGATCAAGCACCTCGTCGGTCTGCTGGCCCCGGATCGCGGCTCGGTCTTCGTGGACGGCCGCGACATCTGGTCGATGAGCGAGAACGAGCGCTACGACATGCGGACCCGGTTCGGCGTCTGCTGGCAGGACGGCGCCCTGTTCGGCTCGATGAACCTCTACGACAACGTCGCCTTCCCGTTGCGCAAGCACACGCGCAAGACGGAGAAGGAGGTCGAGAAGACGGTCATGACCGCCCTCGACGAGGTCGGTCTCGCCAAGGCGGCGCACAAGGCGCCGAACGAGGTGTCCGGCGGCATGAAGAAGCGCGCCGGGTTCGCCAGGGCGCTGGTGATGAACCCCGACATCGTGCTGTTCGACGAGCCCGACTCCGGTCTGGACCCGGTCCGCACGTCGCTGCTGTGCGACATCATCATGGACGTCCACAACCAGCACGGCGGGACGTACCTGCTGGTCACGCACGACATCAAGACCGCCAGGAAGGTCAGCGACTACGTCGGCCTGATCTGGAAGGGCGAGGTCGTCCACTACGGACCCGCGCACGAGGCGTTCGAGCACCAGGACCCCTTCGTCAAGCAGTTCCTGGCCGGGCAGTCCGCCGGACCGCTGGGGATGGACTGA
- a CDS encoding MlaD family protein — protein sequence MAGILSKLAAGMVALLVIGGVFVAAGGTAPYTVTAVLPAGNPNLIPDAPIYVDGFQAGKIESVRPEEGHAVVEISVDDDLAPLHAGAFLHVQWKAVVGERLLFVEDGPATNAEIPSGGMVEGDFPKPTEVADVLAALDEPTRERLTSLVGTLQNTVTGHEQDLNATVQTAGPALAAVGSVLRGIGTDGPAIKNLVTDLNGTVDTLARRQQDVGAVIDELSTSARATAGEREQLRAALAKLPPTLRTAQGTLDKVPGVTDEALPLLEDLRPATEKLPGVSEQLAPLLADLRPLVADLKPTLEAASTLLDRTPGLLDSSHRSLPGLAELAGGYAPVLETLRPCTPEVTGFLTTWGSAGQNYDANGRYMRIFAQAGTATPTVYPPGVTPPGIVPEVAPAPGQADDTAGNGDSAQTPLLPQLGDASGEGPR from the coding sequence ATGGCCGGAATCCTCAGCAAGCTGGCCGCCGGGATGGTGGCCCTGCTCGTGATCGGCGGCGTGTTCGTGGCCGCCGGTGGCACCGCGCCGTACACGGTCACCGCGGTCCTGCCCGCCGGCAACCCGAACCTGATCCCCGACGCGCCGATCTACGTCGACGGCTTCCAGGCCGGGAAGATCGAGTCCGTCCGGCCCGAGGAGGGGCACGCGGTCGTCGAGATCTCGGTCGACGACGACCTGGCCCCCCTGCACGCCGGTGCCTTCCTGCACGTGCAGTGGAAGGCCGTCGTCGGTGAGCGCCTGCTCTTCGTCGAGGACGGGCCGGCGACCAACGCCGAGATCCCCAGCGGTGGCATGGTCGAGGGCGACTTCCCGAAGCCGACCGAGGTCGCCGACGTGCTCGCCGCCCTCGACGAGCCGACCCGGGAGCGGCTGACGAGCCTCGTCGGCACCCTGCAGAACACCGTCACAGGGCACGAGCAGGACCTCAACGCCACCGTGCAGACGGCCGGTCCGGCGCTCGCGGCGGTCGGCTCGGTGCTGCGCGGCATCGGCACCGACGGTCCGGCGATCAAGAACCTGGTCACCGACCTGAACGGCACCGTCGACACCCTGGCCCGGCGCCAGCAGGACGTCGGCGCCGTGATCGACGAGCTCTCCACCAGTGCGCGGGCGACCGCCGGGGAGCGCGAGCAGCTGCGGGCGGCGCTGGCCAAGCTGCCGCCGACGCTGCGGACCGCGCAGGGGACCCTGGACAAGGTCCCGGGGGTCACCGACGAGGCGCTGCCGCTGCTGGAGGACCTCCGCCCGGCCACCGAGAAGCTGCCCGGCGTCTCCGAACAACTCGCCCCGCTGCTGGCCGACCTGCGCCCGCTGGTCGCCGACCTCAAGCCGACGCTCGAGGCGGCGTCCACGCTGCTGGACCGGACCCCCGGCCTGCTGGACTCGTCGCACCGCTCCCTGCCGGGCCTGGCCGAGCTCGCCGGCGGCTACGCCCCGGTGCTCGAGACCCTGCGGCCCTGCACCCCCGAGGTCACCGGATTCCTCACCACGTGGGGCTCGGCCGGCCAGAACTACGACGCGAACGGCCGCTACATGCGCATCTTCGCCCAGGCCGGCACCGCCACGCCGACCGTCTACCCGCCGGGGGTGACCCCGCCGGGCATCGTCCCCGAGGTCGCCCCCGCCCCCGGGCAGGCCGACGACACCGCCGGCAACGGGGACAGCGCGCAGACCCCGCTGCTCCCGCAGCTGGGCGACGCGAGCGGGGAGGGTCCGCGATGA